GACGCCGGCGAAATCGACGCCCATCTGCGCGATGCCGAGGATTTTTCCGAAGCCGATGCGCAGTGGTTCAAAACCCTGCTGCACGGTGTGCTGCGTGAAGCGCCCGACCTGCGCGAGCGCTTCACGCCCTTCATCGACAGGCCGCTGAACGAGCTGTCGCCGGTCGAACACGGCATACTGTTGATCGGCAGCTACGAGCTGGTGCACCACGTCGAAGTCCCGTACAAGGTCGCCATCAACGAGGCCGTCGAACTGGCCAAGTCCTTTGGCGGTACCGACGGCTTCAAGTTCGTGAACGGCGTGCTGGACAAGCTGGCGGCGGACGTACGGGCCAAGGAAGTCGCGGCGGCCGCGCGCCGCTGATCCCGACGGAACCAGCTCGCGCGGCGTCGATCCATTGCAAGGAATCCGCGTGGCTTCCGAGTTCGACCTGATAGACCGGTACTTCAAGCGCGCCGCCCCGCCTGGCATGCTGGGCGTCGGCGACGATTGCGCGCTGTTCGGCGTGCCGGCCGGCATGCAGGTGGCGACCAGTACCGACCTGTTGATCGAAGGCCGGCATTTCTTTCCGGACGTCGATCCACGCGCCCTCGGGCACAAGGCGCTGGCGGTGAACGTATCGGACCTTGCCGCGATGGGCGCACGGCCCATCGGCTGCCTGCTGGGGCTGGCGCTGCCGGAAGCCAGGGAGCCCTGGCTGGCGGCCTTCGCCCAGGGCTTCCATGCCATGGCCGACCAGGCAGGCTGCCCGCTGATAGGCGGCGACACGACGGGCAATCCCGGCGCGCTCGCCATCAGCGTGACGGTGTTTGGCGCGGTCCGGCCGGAAGCCGCCTTGCGCCGCGACGGTGCGCGGGTGGGTGACGATATCTGGGTGTCGGGCACCTTGGGCGATGCCGATATCGCCTATCGGCTGCTGGGCGGCCACATGCCCGCCGACGAGGCGCTGCTGGCGCGCACGCGCACGGCGCTGGAATGGCCGCAGCCACGTTACACCCTGGGTCCGGCCCTGGCCGGCGTCGCCCACGCGGCCATCGACATCTCCGACGGGCTGCTGCAGGACCTGGGCCACATCCTGAAGGCCAGCGGCGTCGGCGCCCGGTTGGCGCTGGATGCCATGCCGGTTTCCACCGCGCTGGCGGATCTGCCGCCCGCCCGCGTGCGGCACGCCGTGCTGGCCGGTGGCGACGTTTATGAATTGTGCTTTACGGCCCCTCCCGACCGCGCCGACGCCGTCCGCCGCATCGGCGCCGAATGCGGGGTGGCGGTGAGCCGCATCGGCGTCGTCGATGCCGGCGGCCAGCTCGTGGTGCTGGATGCGGACGGCACCCCGTTGCGCGACCTTCCCCGCGGTTTCGATCACTTCCGTTCCTCATGAATCACACTACGCCGGATCCAGATCCCGTTTCCATGCGGGCACGCGCCCGCGTCGCTTTCCCGTCCTTTTCGTGGATATCGAAGACCCCAAGCCGCTTCGTCGCCTTCGGCCTGGGCTCGGGCCTGATCCGGCCGGCCTCGGGTACCTGGGGCACCCTGCTGGCCTGGATCCTGTGGCTGCCCGCGGCGCACTGGCTCGGCGACCTGGCGTTGGGCCTGCTAATTGCTCTGGCGATCGTCTATGGATGCTGGGCTTGTCATCGTGCGGGCCAGGAACTCGGCGAACCCGATCATGTCGGTATGGTCTGGGACGAAATGGCCGCCT
This genomic interval from Bordetella genomosp. 8 contains the following:
- the nusB gene encoding transcription antitermination factor NusB gives rise to the protein MTTAADQAAQVRANARSARRRAREFALQGVYAWLLRGGEGTQDAGEIDAHLRDAEDFSEADAQWFKTLLHGVLREAPDLRERFTPFIDRPLNELSPVEHGILLIGSYELVHHVEVPYKVAINEAVELAKSFGGTDGFKFVNGVLDKLAADVRAKEVAAAARR
- the thiL gene encoding thiamine-phosphate kinase yields the protein MASEFDLIDRYFKRAAPPGMLGVGDDCALFGVPAGMQVATSTDLLIEGRHFFPDVDPRALGHKALAVNVSDLAAMGARPIGCLLGLALPEAREPWLAAFAQGFHAMADQAGCPLIGGDTTGNPGALAISVTVFGAVRPEAALRRDGARVGDDIWVSGTLGDADIAYRLLGGHMPADEALLARTRTALEWPQPRYTLGPALAGVAHAAIDISDGLLQDLGHILKASGVGARLALDAMPVSTALADLPPARVRHAVLAGGDVYELCFTAPPDRADAVRRIGAECGVAVSRIGVVDAGGQLVVLDADGTPLRDLPRGFDHFRSS
- a CDS encoding phosphatidylglycerophosphatase A family protein, whose translation is MRARARVAFPSFSWISKTPSRFVAFGLGSGLIRPASGTWGTLLAWILWLPAAHWLGDLALGLLIALAIVYGCWACHRAGQELGEPDHVGMVWDEMAAFWLVLWLVPSGWVAQLCAFVLFRVFDIVKPPPIRYFDARMKNGIGVMWDDLLAAAYALLVMAIAVRMGAFQ